A single region of the Streptomyces caelestis genome encodes:
- a CDS encoding bifunctional acetate--CoA ligase family protein/GNAT family N-acetyltransferase, producing the protein MQTSPDRHEYPAHWEADVVLRDGGTARIRPITVDDAERLVSFYEQVSDESKYYRFFAPYPRLSAKDVHRFTHHDFVDRVGLAATVGGEFIATVRYDRIGADGTPASAPADEAEVAFLVQDAHQGRGVASALLEHIAAVARERGIRRFAAEVLPANTKMIKVFTDAGYTQKRSFEDGVVRLEFDLEPTDRSLAVQYAREHRAEARSVQRLLAPGSVAVIGAGRTPGGVGRSVLGNIRDAGFTGRLHAVNKALPEGQKELDGVPAHRSVRDIDGPVDLAVVAVPAEHVPEVVTECGEHGVQGLVVVSAGYAESGSEGRERQRALVRQARTYGMRIIGPNAFGIINTSPRVRLNASLAPETPRPGRIGLFAQSGAIGIALLSRLHRRGGGVTGVTGVSTFVSSGNRADVSGNDVLQYWYEDPDTDVVLMYLESIGNPRKFTRLARRTAAAKPLVVVQGARHGAAPQGHAVRATRLPHATVSALLRQAGVIRVDTITELVDAGLLLARQSLPAGPRVAILGNSESLGLLTYDACLAEGLRPHPPQDLTTAASAADFRTALSRALADDRCDAVVVTAIPAVGEGSVADAALADALRSAVAAAPTKPVLVVHVELGGLAEALSAAASTAPQAGADSPPQTRPGSPQATPRPAPPGEPPEDSHLIPAYPAAERAVRALAQAVTYAQWRRDASDPGKVPEYEDIDQKGAATLIDGLLARGQGLTLGTDETCDLLGHYGIDVHRALPAPTTDAAAEAARSLGYPVALKATAPHLRHRADLGGVRLDLADEDQLRRSYTELTELFGAPEELRPVVQRMAPRGVDVVVRAVIDPAAGAVLSFGLAGAASQLLGDTAHRLIPVTDKEATSLVRSIRTAPLLFGWRGSAPADTRALEELLLRVSRLVDDHPEVVAVTLEPVVVASHGLSVLGASVRLAPPPVRDDLGPRTLPAY; encoded by the coding sequence ATGCAGACCTCGCCGGACCGGCACGAGTATCCCGCCCACTGGGAAGCCGACGTGGTGCTGCGCGACGGTGGCACCGCGCGCATCCGGCCCATCACCGTTGATGACGCCGAGCGCCTGGTCAGCTTCTACGAGCAGGTCTCCGACGAGTCGAAGTACTACCGCTTCTTCGCGCCGTACCCTCGCCTGTCCGCCAAGGACGTCCACCGCTTCACGCACCACGACTTTGTGGACCGGGTGGGACTCGCGGCCACGGTGGGCGGCGAGTTCATCGCCACCGTACGCTACGACCGGATCGGCGCGGACGGAACGCCCGCGTCCGCACCCGCCGACGAGGCCGAGGTCGCCTTCCTGGTGCAGGACGCCCACCAGGGCCGTGGCGTGGCCTCCGCTCTCCTCGAACACATCGCCGCCGTCGCCCGCGAGCGCGGCATCCGCCGCTTCGCCGCCGAGGTGCTGCCCGCCAACACCAAGATGATCAAGGTGTTCACGGACGCCGGGTACACCCAGAAGCGCAGCTTCGAGGACGGTGTCGTCCGTCTGGAGTTCGACCTCGAACCCACCGACCGCTCCCTCGCCGTGCAGTACGCGCGCGAGCACCGTGCCGAGGCGCGGTCCGTGCAGCGGCTGCTCGCGCCCGGCTCGGTCGCCGTCATCGGCGCCGGGCGTACGCCGGGCGGCGTGGGCCGCAGCGTCCTCGGCAACATCCGCGACGCCGGCTTCACCGGCCGCCTCCACGCCGTGAACAAGGCACTCCCCGAGGGACAGAAGGAACTCGACGGGGTGCCCGCCCACCGCTCGGTACGGGACATCGACGGCCCCGTAGACCTCGCGGTCGTCGCCGTGCCGGCCGAACACGTCCCCGAGGTCGTCACCGAGTGCGGCGAACACGGCGTGCAGGGGCTGGTCGTGGTCTCCGCCGGCTACGCCGAGAGCGGCAGCGAGGGGCGCGAACGCCAGCGCGCTCTCGTGCGGCAGGCGCGCACGTACGGCATGCGGATCATCGGGCCGAACGCCTTCGGCATCATCAACACCTCCCCGCGGGTACGGCTCAACGCCTCCCTCGCGCCCGAGACGCCGCGTCCGGGCCGGATCGGCCTGTTCGCCCAGTCCGGCGCCATCGGCATCGCCCTGCTGTCCCGGCTGCACCGGCGCGGCGGCGGCGTCACGGGCGTGACCGGCGTCTCCACCTTCGTCTCCTCCGGCAACCGGGCGGACGTCTCCGGCAACGACGTCCTGCAGTACTGGTACGAGGACCCCGACACCGACGTCGTCCTCATGTACCTGGAGTCCATCGGCAACCCCCGCAAGTTCACCCGCCTCGCCCGCCGCACCGCCGCCGCCAAGCCGCTGGTCGTGGTCCAGGGCGCCCGGCACGGAGCCGCTCCCCAAGGACACGCCGTACGGGCCACGCGGCTGCCGCACGCGACCGTCTCGGCGCTGCTGAGGCAGGCCGGCGTCATCCGGGTCGACACCATCACCGAACTGGTGGACGCCGGGCTGCTCCTCGCCCGCCAGTCGCTGCCGGCCGGGCCCCGGGTGGCGATCCTCGGCAACTCCGAGTCGCTCGGCCTGCTCACCTACGACGCGTGTCTCGCCGAGGGGCTGCGGCCGCACCCCCCGCAGGACCTGACCACGGCGGCCTCCGCCGCCGACTTCCGCACGGCCCTGTCGCGGGCGCTGGCCGACGACCGGTGCGACGCGGTGGTCGTCACCGCCATACCGGCGGTGGGGGAGGGTTCGGTCGCGGACGCGGCCCTCGCCGACGCGCTGCGCTCCGCGGTGGCCGCAGCCCCGACCAAGCCGGTCCTGGTGGTACACGTGGAGCTCGGCGGCCTGGCAGAGGCCCTCTCGGCGGCGGCGAGCACGGCACCGCAGGCCGGCGCGGACAGTCCGCCGCAAACCCGCCCCGGCAGCCCCCAGGCCACCCCCCGTCCGGCGCCTCCCGGAGAACCGCCTGAGGACTCCCACCTCATCCCCGCCTACCCCGCCGCCGAACGCGCCGTCCGTGCCCTCGCCCAGGCCGTCACCTACGCGCAGTGGCGGCGCGACGCCTCCGACCCCGGCAAGGTGCCCGAGTACGAGGACATCGACCAGAAGGGCGCAGCCACGCTGATCGACGGACTCCTCGCGCGCGGGCAGGGACTCACCCTCGGCACGGACGAGACCTGCGACCTGCTCGGCCACTACGGCATCGATGTGCACCGCGCCCTGCCCGCCCCGACCACCGACGCCGCCGCCGAGGCGGCCCGCAGCCTCGGCTACCCCGTCGCCCTCAAGGCCACCGCCCCGCACCTGCGGCACCGCGCCGACCTGGGCGGCGTCCGCCTCGACCTCGCGGACGAGGACCAACTGCGGCGGTCGTACACCGAGTTGACCGAGCTGTTCGGAGCACCCGAGGAGCTGCGCCCGGTCGTGCAGCGGATGGCGCCGCGCGGCGTGGACGTCGTCGTACGGGCCGTCATCGACCCCGCGGCCGGAGCCGTGCTCTCCTTCGGGCTCGCCGGGGCCGCCTCGCAGCTGCTCGGGGACACGGCCCACCGGCTGATCCCGGTCACCGACAAGGAGGCGACCTCGCTGGTGCGCTCGATCCGCACCGCACCCCTGCTGTTCGGCTGGCGCGGCTCCGCACCGGCCGACACCCGCGCCCTGGAGGAGCTGCTGCTGCGGGTGTCCCGGCTGGTCGACGACCATCCCGAGGTCGTCGCGGTCACTCTGGAGCCGGTCGTCGTCGCCTCGCACGGCCTGAGCGTCCTGGGCGCCTCCGTCCGCCTCGCGCCACCGCCCGTCCGCGACGACCTCGGCCCGCGGACCCTCCCCGCGTACTGA
- a CDS encoding DUF5998 family protein, translated as MAKTSTTTQGLRAAIERSGYYPALVAEAVEAAVGGEPIRSYLVHQETTFDQNEVRRHVTVLVLTDHRFIVSHTDEQAADSTSPTPYATTSTESVKLSRISSIVVSRVVANPESYKPGTLPREVVLTIGWGAVSRIDLEPAACGDPNCEADHGYTGNSTADDLSLRVSEAGDGPETVRQALAFAQALSEATADSAR; from the coding sequence ATGGCCAAGACCAGTACGACGACCCAGGGGCTGCGGGCGGCGATCGAGCGCAGCGGCTACTACCCGGCCCTCGTGGCCGAGGCGGTGGAGGCCGCCGTGGGCGGCGAGCCCATCCGGTCGTACCTGGTCCACCAGGAGACGACGTTCGACCAGAACGAGGTGCGGCGGCACGTGACGGTGCTCGTCCTCACCGACCACCGCTTCATCGTCAGCCACACCGACGAACAGGCCGCCGACAGCACCTCGCCGACGCCGTACGCCACGACGTCGACGGAGTCCGTGAAGCTGAGCCGCATCTCGTCGATCGTGGTCAGCCGCGTGGTCGCCAACCCGGAGTCGTACAAGCCGGGCACGCTGCCCCGCGAGGTCGTCCTCACCATCGGCTGGGGCGCCGTCTCCCGCATCGACCTGGAGCCGGCCGCCTGCGGCGACCCCAACTGCGAGGCGGACCACGGCTACACCGGCAACTCGACGGCGGACGACCTCAGCCTGCGCGTCAGCGAGGCCGGGGACGGACCGGAGACCGTGCGCCAGGCACTCGCCTTCGCGCAGGCCCTCTCCGAGGCGACCGCGGACAGCGCCCGCTGA
- a CDS encoding alkaline phosphatase family protein, with protein MAQPNTAWDHHPEPLTVTSAPAPEYGSGSLADLLPTLAAGLGVPGMTAAIPELTPADRNCVFLIDGLGWEQLRAHPEDAPFMTSLLATSRGGTGRPLTAGYPATTATSLASVGTGLPPGAHGLPGYTVRNPDTGELMNQLRWQPWTPPGAWQPYPTVFQLAHEAGVHAAQVSSPTFETTPLTRVALSGGTFLGRLIGEDRMDLAAEQLAAGDRSLVYTYFAEVDGAGHRFGVDSDTWRGQLMYADRLVQRLAEQLPPRSALYVTADHGMIDVPFDEEHRIDFDEDWELSAGVALLGGEGRARHVYAVPGAANDVLTCWREVLGEQFWVASRDEAIAAGWFGPKIDERVYGRIGDVVAAARDDVLLIASEREPKESAMVGNHGSMTPAEQLVPLLEVRS; from the coding sequence ATGGCACAGCCGAACACGGCCTGGGACCACCACCCCGAACCGCTCACCGTCACCTCCGCCCCGGCCCCCGAGTACGGCAGCGGCTCCCTCGCGGACCTGCTGCCCACGCTGGCCGCCGGTCTGGGCGTGCCGGGCATGACCGCCGCCATCCCCGAGCTGACCCCCGCCGACCGGAACTGCGTGTTCCTGATCGACGGCCTCGGCTGGGAGCAGCTCAGGGCGCACCCCGAGGACGCCCCCTTCATGACGTCCCTGCTCGCCACCTCGCGCGGCGGCACCGGACGTCCCCTCACCGCCGGCTACCCGGCGACCACCGCCACCTCCCTCGCCTCCGTCGGCACCGGCCTGCCGCCCGGCGCGCACGGCCTGCCCGGCTACACCGTGCGCAACCCGGACACCGGCGAGCTCATGAACCAGCTGCGCTGGCAGCCGTGGACCCCGCCCGGCGCCTGGCAGCCGTATCCGACGGTCTTCCAACTGGCGCACGAGGCGGGGGTGCACGCCGCGCAAGTGTCGTCCCCGACCTTCGAGACCACCCCGCTGACCAGGGTCGCGCTCAGCGGCGGAACGTTCCTCGGGCGGCTGATCGGCGAGGACCGTATGGACCTGGCGGCCGAGCAACTGGCCGCGGGCGACCGCTCCCTGGTCTACACGTACTTCGCCGAGGTCGACGGCGCCGGCCACCGCTTCGGCGTCGACTCCGACACCTGGCGCGGCCAGCTCATGTACGCCGACCGCCTGGTCCAGCGCCTGGCCGAGCAACTGCCGCCGCGCAGCGCCCTCTACGTCACCGCCGACCACGGCATGATCGACGTGCCGTTCGACGAGGAGCACCGCATCGACTTCGACGAGGACTGGGAGCTGAGCGCCGGAGTCGCCCTGCTCGGCGGCGAGGGCCGCGCCCGGCACGTCTACGCGGTGCCCGGCGCCGCGAACGACGTCCTGACCTGCTGGCGCGAGGTGCTCGGCGAGCAGTTCTGGGTGGCCTCCCGCGACGAGGCCATCGCGGCGGGCTGGTTCGGCCCGAAGATCGACGAACGGGTGTACGGCCGCATCGGCGACGTAGTCGCCGCCGCGCGCGACGACGTCCTGCTCATCGCCTCCGAGCGGGAGCCGAAGGAGTCGGCGATGGTCGGCAACCACGGTTCGATGACCCCCGCCGAGCAGTTGGTTCCCCTGCTCGAAGTACGCTCCTGA
- a CDS encoding thymidine kinase, whose protein sequence is MPELVFFSGTMDCGKSTLALQIAHNRSARGLQALIFTRDDRAGEGKLSSRLGLVTDSVEAAPEMDLYGYVVDQVSQGGKVDYLIVDEAQFLAPGQIDQLARVVDDLNLDVFAFGITTDFRTRLFPGSRRLIELADRVETLQVEAMCWCGARATHNARTVGGEMVVEGEQVVVGDVSGSAAEVGYEVLCRRHHRRRMTSASARAGVLSPDVLPVVSA, encoded by the coding sequence ATGCCTGAGCTGGTCTTCTTCTCCGGAACCATGGACTGTGGGAAGTCGACGCTGGCGCTCCAGATCGCGCACAACCGGTCGGCGAGGGGACTGCAGGCTCTGATCTTCACCCGGGACGACCGCGCGGGGGAGGGGAAACTCTCTTCCCGGCTCGGCCTGGTGACCGACTCGGTGGAGGCGGCGCCGGAAATGGATCTGTACGGCTATGTCGTCGACCAGGTGTCGCAGGGCGGCAAGGTCGACTACTTGATCGTGGACGAGGCGCAGTTCCTCGCGCCGGGACAGATCGACCAGCTGGCCCGGGTCGTGGACGATCTCAATCTTGACGTCTTCGCCTTCGGTATCACTACCGACTTCCGCACCAGGCTCTTCCCGGGCTCCCGGCGGTTGATCGAGCTGGCGGACCGGGTCGAGACGCTCCAGGTGGAGGCGATGTGCTGGTGCGGGGCGCGTGCCACGCACAATGCGCGCACGGTCGGTGGCGAGATGGTGGTGGAAGGGGAGCAGGTCGTCGTCGGTGACGTGAGCGGTTCCGCCGCGGAGGTCGGCTACGAGGTGTTGTGCCGACGTCACCATCGTCGCCGTATGACGAGCGCCTCCGCCCGGGCCGGCGTGCTCTCGCCGGATGTCCTGCCCGTCGTCTCCGCCTGA
- the lpdA gene encoding dihydrolipoyl dehydrogenase, which translates to MSTHFDVVVLGAGPGGYTAAVRSAQLGLRTAVVEEKYWGGVCLNVGCIPSKALLRNAELAQIVTREAKTFGIKVEGSVSFDYGEAFRRSRKVADGRVKGVHYLMNKNGITEYDGRGTFTDDHTLRVELAAGGTETVTFDHCVIATGATTRLLPGTALSERVVTYEEQILSETLPESIVIAGAGAIGVEFAYVLNSYGVKVTIVEFLDRLVPLEDADVSAELARHYRKLGIQVLTSTRVEAIDDTDPAAKVRVTVTREGRQEVLEADRVLQAIGFAPRVTGYGLENTGVRLTGRGAIDVDARGRTNVPHLFAIGDVTAKLMLAHAAEAMAMVAAETIADAETMELDFTMIPRATYCQPQIASFGWTEAGARERGFDVRVAKFPFTANGKAHGLGHPSGFVKVISDGRHGELLGAHLIGPEVTELLPELTLAQQWDLTVHEVARNIHAHPTLGEAVKEAIHGLAGHMINM; encoded by the coding sequence ATGAGCACGCACTTCGATGTCGTCGTTCTCGGCGCGGGCCCCGGCGGCTACACGGCTGCGGTGCGGTCCGCGCAACTAGGGCTGCGGACGGCCGTCGTGGAGGAGAAGTACTGGGGCGGGGTGTGCCTCAACGTCGGATGCATCCCGTCCAAGGCGCTGCTCCGCAACGCCGAACTGGCCCAGATCGTCACCCGCGAGGCGAAAACCTTCGGCATCAAGGTCGAGGGCAGCGTCAGCTTCGACTACGGGGAGGCGTTCCGGCGCAGCCGCAAGGTGGCCGACGGCCGGGTCAAGGGCGTCCACTACCTGATGAACAAGAACGGCATCACCGAGTACGACGGCCGGGGCACGTTCACCGACGACCACACGCTGCGGGTGGAGTTGGCCGCGGGCGGCACCGAGACCGTGACCTTCGACCACTGTGTCATCGCCACCGGGGCGACCACCCGCCTGCTGCCGGGCACCGCGCTGAGCGAGCGCGTCGTCACCTACGAGGAGCAGATCCTCTCCGAGACGCTGCCGGAGAGCATCGTCATCGCGGGCGCGGGCGCCATCGGCGTCGAGTTCGCGTACGTCCTCAACAGTTACGGCGTCAAGGTCACCATCGTCGAGTTCCTCGACCGCCTGGTGCCGCTGGAGGACGCCGATGTCTCGGCGGAACTGGCCCGGCACTACCGGAAGCTGGGCATCCAGGTGCTCACGTCCACCCGCGTCGAGGCGATCGACGACACCGACCCGGCCGCCAAGGTCCGCGTCACCGTGACCCGCGAGGGCCGGCAGGAGGTGCTGGAGGCCGACCGGGTCCTCCAAGCCATCGGCTTCGCCCCGCGCGTGACCGGATACGGCCTGGAGAACACCGGCGTACGGCTGACCGGTCGCGGCGCGATCGACGTCGACGCCCGCGGCCGGACGAACGTGCCGCACCTCTTCGCCATCGGCGACGTCACGGCGAAGTTGATGCTCGCGCACGCCGCGGAGGCGATGGCCATGGTCGCCGCCGAGACCATCGCGGACGCCGAGACCATGGAACTCGACTTCACGATGATTCCACGCGCCACCTACTGCCAGCCGCAGATCGCGAGCTTCGGCTGGACTGAAGCCGGGGCCAGGGAGCGGGGGTTCGACGTCCGGGTCGCGAAGTTCCCCTTCACCGCCAACGGCAAGGCCCACGGTCTCGGCCATCCCAGCGGATTCGTCAAGGTCATCAGCGACGGCCGGCACGGAGAGCTGCTGGGCGCGCACCTGATCGGCCCGGAGGTGACGGAGCTGCTCCCCGAGCTGACCCTGGCCCAGCAGTGGGACCTGACGGTGCATGAGGTCGCCCGCAACATTCACGCGCACCCCACGCTCGGGGAAGCGGTGAAGGAGGCGATCCACGGCCTCGCCGGTCACATGATCAACATGTAG